One Streptomyces lincolnensis genomic region harbors:
- a CDS encoding aminotransferase class IV, producing MKIWLNGGLQEIETARVSVFDHGLTVGDGVFETMKAVDGEPFALTRHLDRLTRSARGLGLPAPDLDEVRRACAAVLEANPMPLGRLRVTYTGGHGPLGSDRGEQGPTLVVALGESARRPDSTAVITVPWTRNERGALTGLKTTSYAENVVALSRAREHGASEALFGNTVGQLCEGTGSNVFVVLDGEIHTPPLASGCLAGVTRALAIEWTGAKETDLPLDVLDRAEEIFLTSTLRDVQAVHRVDDRELPGGPGPVTAKAMRTFEERSGDDLDP from the coding sequence GTGAAGATCTGGCTCAACGGCGGGTTGCAGGAGATCGAGACCGCCCGCGTCTCCGTTTTCGATCACGGGCTGACCGTGGGCGACGGCGTCTTCGAGACGATGAAGGCGGTCGACGGCGAGCCCTTCGCGCTCACTCGTCACCTCGACCGGCTCACCCGCTCGGCGCGGGGCCTGGGCCTGCCGGCCCCCGACCTCGACGAGGTACGCCGTGCCTGCGCGGCCGTCCTGGAGGCGAACCCCATGCCGCTCGGGCGGCTGCGCGTCACCTACACCGGGGGCCACGGTCCGCTCGGCTCCGACCGCGGAGAGCAGGGACCGACCCTCGTCGTCGCGCTCGGCGAGTCGGCCCGGCGCCCCGACTCCACGGCCGTGATCACGGTCCCCTGGACCCGCAACGAACGCGGCGCACTGACCGGCCTGAAGACGACCTCGTACGCGGAGAACGTCGTCGCGCTGTCCCGGGCCCGCGAGCACGGGGCCTCCGAGGCGCTGTTCGGCAACACCGTCGGACAGCTGTGCGAGGGCACGGGTTCGAACGTCTTCGTCGTCCTCGACGGCGAGATCCACACCCCGCCGCTCGCCTCCGGCTGTCTCGCGGGCGTCACCCGCGCCCTCGCGATCGAGTGGACGGGCGCCAAGGAGACCGACCTGCCGCTGGACGTCCTGGACCGGGCCGAGGAGATCTTCCTGACCTCGACCCTGCGGGACGTCCAGGCCGTCCACCGCGTCGACGACCGCGAACTGCCGGGCGGCCCGGGCCCGGTGACCGCCAAGGCCATGCGGACCTTCGAGGAGCGGTCCGGCGACGACCTCGATCCGTAG
- a CDS encoding GNAT family N-acetyltransferase, which produces MTTTLRPIEPLQRAADGTRSRRFQVCVNSRPVGDIHLGTSPTFGAEVALITDLRIEEPDRRRGRGTVAALAAEEVARGWGCRRIEAAVPAEARTALGLATALGYVVRNRLMAKTVGAGAPALPAGSRSRPMTQAEFALWTVHAKEEYAQSWISRGVPESEARAKADKDHDQMLPDGPDTEGMLLSVLEHEGTPVGTLWLAARDGLGFVYDVETEEAHRGRGHGRSLMLAAEAQAVEAGWPAIRLNVFAGNGPAERLYASLGYETITHHVFKELL; this is translated from the coding sequence ATGACCACGACCCTGCGGCCGATCGAGCCGCTTCAGCGCGCGGCCGACGGGACGCGTTCACGCCGCTTCCAGGTGTGCGTGAACAGCCGTCCCGTCGGCGACATACACCTCGGCACCTCCCCGACCTTCGGCGCCGAGGTGGCCCTGATCACGGACCTGCGGATCGAGGAGCCGGACCGGCGGCGCGGCCGGGGCACCGTGGCCGCGCTCGCCGCGGAGGAGGTGGCGCGCGGCTGGGGGTGCCGGCGGATCGAGGCGGCGGTGCCCGCCGAGGCCCGCACCGCGCTCGGACTGGCGACCGCCCTCGGGTACGTCGTCCGCAACCGGCTGATGGCGAAGACCGTCGGCGCCGGCGCGCCGGCCCTGCCCGCCGGGAGCCGGAGCCGGCCCATGACCCAGGCGGAGTTCGCTCTCTGGACGGTGCACGCGAAGGAGGAGTACGCGCAGAGCTGGATCTCCCGCGGGGTGCCCGAGAGCGAGGCCCGCGCCAAGGCCGACAAGGACCACGACCAGATGCTGCCCGACGGCCCGGACACCGAGGGCATGCTCCTGAGCGTCCTGGAGCACGAGGGGACCCCGGTCGGCACACTGTGGCTGGCGGCCCGCGACGGGCTCGGTTTCGTCTACGACGTCGAGACCGAGGAGGCCCACCGGGGCCGGGGGCACGGCCGGAGCCTGATGCTGGCGGCGGAGGCACAGGCCGTCGAGGCCGGGTGGCCCGCCATCCGTCTGAACGTCTTCGCGGGCAACGGCCCCGCCGAGCGGCTGTACGCCTCACTCGGCTACGAGACGATCACCCATCACGTGTTCAAGGAACTGCTCTGA
- a CDS encoding carbohydrate ABC transporter permease: MTSVSTPVVRTPNERRRTGSIAWHLGALAVLAVVLYPVIWVVGASFKPSKDIIASIDLLPTQPVWANFSGLGDGISGIPISSFFWNSLMYAVLAVVGVVVSSSLTAYAFAKIRFAGRNLLFTLMIGTLLLPYHVLLIPQYVLFRNLELTDTLVPLVAGKFLATEAFFVFLMVQFMRGLPRELDEAAKLDGCGHFRTYWSIVLPLSRPAIITSAIFTFINAWNDFMGPLIYLNTPEKYTVSLGLMMFRDQEGISNYGSMIAMSLVALVPVIAFFMAFQRYLIDGMATSGLK, from the coding sequence GTGACCAGTGTCAGCACGCCTGTCGTGCGCACCCCCAACGAGCGGCGGCGCACCGGATCGATCGCCTGGCACCTGGGCGCGCTCGCCGTCCTCGCGGTCGTCCTGTATCCCGTGATCTGGGTCGTCGGTGCTTCGTTCAAGCCCAGCAAGGACATCATCGCCAGCATCGACCTGCTGCCCACGCAGCCGGTCTGGGCGAACTTCTCCGGGCTCGGCGACGGCATCTCCGGCATCCCCATCAGCAGCTTCTTCTGGAACTCGCTGATGTACGCGGTCCTCGCCGTGGTCGGTGTCGTGGTGTCCAGCTCGCTGACCGCCTACGCCTTCGCCAAGATCCGGTTCGCGGGACGGAACCTGCTCTTCACGCTGATGATCGGCACGCTGCTGCTGCCGTACCACGTACTGCTCATCCCGCAGTACGTGCTCTTCCGCAACCTTGAGCTCACCGACACCCTGGTGCCGCTCGTCGCGGGCAAGTTCCTGGCCACGGAAGCCTTCTTCGTCTTCCTGATGGTGCAGTTCATGCGCGGGCTGCCGCGCGAGCTGGACGAGGCGGCCAAGCTCGACGGCTGCGGGCACTTCAGGACCTACTGGTCCATCGTGCTGCCGCTGAGCCGCCCCGCCATCATCACCAGCGCCATCTTCACCTTCATCAACGCGTGGAACGACTTCATGGGGCCGTTGATCTACCTCAACACCCCCGAGAAGTACACCGTGTCGCTGGGTCTGATGATGTTCCGCGACCAGGAGGGCATCTCCAACTACGGCAGCATGATCGCGATGTCGCTGGTGGCTCTGGTGCCGGTCATCGCCTTCTTCATGGCCTTCCAGCGCTACCTCATCGACGGCATGGCGACGTCCGGACTGAAGTGA
- a CDS encoding chorismate-binding protein — translation MHDLPALARFGDRTATGLLDVTSDPAALDSTGFWAVTADFEGRVTCARFRDVRQERVPAPVPGAWRGPAVGDWTSSLDRAAYMAGVARIREYIATGEVYQANLCRVLSAPVAPGADVDALTALLARGNPAPYAGTIRLPGHGVEIATASPELFLRRDGRTVVSGPIKGTGRTEADLLAKDYAENVMIVDLVRNDLGRVCATGSVTVPDLCAVEKHPGLVHLVSTVRGELRDGAGWPELMAAAFPPGSVTGAPKSSALRIIEELETVPRGPYCGGIGWVDADRGTGELAVGIRTFWIDRPAGLLRFGTGAGITWGSDAEAEWHETELKASRLLAVASGTYDGSGEGPTT, via the coding sequence GTGCACGACCTCCCTGCTCTCGCCCGTTTCGGCGACCGTACCGCCACCGGGCTCCTCGACGTCACCAGCGATCCGGCGGCTCTGGACTCCACCGGTTTCTGGGCCGTGACCGCCGATTTCGAGGGCCGTGTGACCTGCGCCCGCTTCCGGGACGTACGACAGGAGCGGGTGCCCGCCCCGGTGCCGGGGGCCTGGCGGGGACCGGCCGTCGGTGACTGGACGTCCTCCCTCGATCGCGCCGCGTACATGGCCGGGGTGGCACGGATCCGGGAGTACATCGCGACCGGGGAGGTCTACCAGGCCAACCTCTGCCGCGTGCTGTCGGCGCCCGTCGCGCCCGGCGCCGACGTGGACGCCCTGACGGCCCTGCTGGCCCGCGGTAACCCGGCGCCGTATGCAGGAACGATCCGGCTGCCCGGTCACGGGGTGGAGATCGCCACCGCCTCCCCCGAGCTGTTCCTGCGCCGGGACGGCCGTACGGTCGTCTCCGGGCCGATCAAGGGGACCGGGCGGACCGAGGCGGACCTGCTGGCCAAGGACTACGCCGAGAACGTGATGATCGTGGACCTGGTCCGCAACGACCTGGGCCGGGTGTGTGCCACGGGCAGTGTGACCGTCCCCGACCTGTGCGCCGTGGAGAAGCATCCCGGCCTGGTGCATCTGGTCTCCACGGTGCGCGGGGAGCTACGGGACGGGGCCGGCTGGCCCGAGCTGATGGCCGCCGCCTTCCCGCCCGGTTCGGTGACCGGGGCGCCCAAGTCGAGCGCGCTGCGGATCATCGAGGAGCTGGAGACGGTGCCGAGAGGGCCGTACTGCGGCGGGATCGGCTGGGTGGACGCCGACCGGGGCACCGGCGAGCTGGCCGTCGGCATACGGACGTTCTGGATCGACCGCCCTGCCGGTCTGCTGCGCTTCGGTACCGGAGCCGGGATCACCTGGGGATCCGACGCCGAGGCCGAATGGCACGAGACCGAACTGAAGGCCTCCCGACTGCTCGCGGTAGCGTCGGGGACGTACGACGGCAGCGGAGAGGGACCGACCACGTGA
- a CDS encoding CGNR zinc finger domain-containing protein, with protein MLITHDTRCALDTVVDLVNTAPEDDATPDALPDLAALEDFVRSHEVSDVGVLSELDLTAVRQVRGLFAAVFAAPDARASAGLINDLIAAAGTTPRLTDHDGYDWHVHYFAPGASIADHLAADCGMALAFFVVAGEQERLRRCEAPDCRRAFVDLSRNRSRRYCDSRTCGNRLHVAAYRARRKEAAG; from the coding sequence GTGCTGATCACCCACGACACCCGGTGCGCCCTCGACACCGTGGTGGATCTGGTGAACACCGCACCGGAGGACGACGCGACCCCGGACGCGCTGCCGGATCTCGCGGCCCTCGAGGATTTCGTACGAAGCCACGAGGTCAGTGACGTCGGAGTGCTCTCCGAGCTCGACCTGACGGCGGTGCGCCAGGTCCGGGGCCTGTTCGCCGCGGTCTTCGCCGCCCCGGACGCCCGCGCCTCGGCCGGCCTGATCAACGACCTGATCGCCGCCGCGGGCACCACCCCCCGGCTCACGGACCACGACGGCTACGACTGGCACGTGCACTACTTCGCCCCCGGAGCCTCCATCGCCGACCATCTGGCGGCCGACTGCGGGATGGCGCTGGCCTTCTTCGTGGTGGCCGGGGAGCAGGAGCGGCTGCGCCGCTGCGAGGCGCCGGACTGCCGGCGCGCCTTCGTGGATCTCTCCCGGAATCGCTCCCGGCGCTACTGCGACAGCCGCACCTGCGGAAACCGGCTGCATGTCGCCGCCTACCGCGCGCGGCGCAAGGAAGCGGCGGGCTGA
- a CDS encoding ABC transporter substrate-binding protein yields MGTSRNVERRTVLKVAGASVATVGLGATTACGGESGSGDGNVTLRYAWWGGEPRTIAMKKAIALFEKKYPKIKIKPEFTDYEAFWEKFQTQASGGNPPDVFQNAVGFLRKYDKRGVLMDLKPQADAGNLDLKNFRNGVLANGQVDGKQIGVPVGANTMALVIDLKAFQKAGVEPKFGWTWDEYFAALQTIQDKLKIAGDTGYFAIMYLYDLYLRQNGKAFFTDSDLGFTEDDLTQWWEDGYKRVRSGLVADPKKIEQAKPKSGLSAGLAASEFTWDNFSIRYEGEGESDYGLAPIPTTDGKDTGQYLGSLMMSAFSGTKHPKEVAQFISFMVHDPEVGKIMGYDRGILATTEQYDAFKPTDPNNKGVAAYEDEVAKAGVLGKITPHPSGADVIEAAFLRIGGEVSQGKTKPADAAKTLFSEAKAAFAG; encoded by the coding sequence ATGGGAACCAGCAGGAATGTTGAGAGACGAACGGTCCTGAAGGTGGCCGGGGCCTCGGTGGCCACGGTCGGGCTGGGAGCGACGACCGCGTGTGGGGGCGAGAGCGGTTCCGGAGACGGGAACGTGACCCTCCGTTACGCGTGGTGGGGCGGTGAGCCGCGCACCATCGCCATGAAGAAGGCGATCGCGCTCTTCGAGAAGAAGTATCCGAAGATCAAGATCAAGCCTGAATTCACCGACTACGAGGCGTTCTGGGAGAAGTTCCAGACCCAGGCCTCCGGCGGGAATCCGCCGGACGTTTTCCAGAATGCGGTCGGCTTCCTGCGCAAGTACGACAAGCGCGGTGTTCTGATGGATCTCAAGCCGCAGGCGGACGCCGGGAATCTGGACCTGAAGAACTTCCGCAACGGCGTTCTGGCGAACGGTCAGGTCGACGGCAAGCAGATCGGTGTACCCGTCGGCGCCAACACCATGGCGCTCGTCATCGACCTCAAGGCCTTCCAGAAGGCGGGCGTCGAGCCGAAGTTCGGCTGGACCTGGGACGAGTACTTCGCCGCGCTCCAGACGATCCAGGACAAGCTGAAGATCGCCGGTGACACCGGCTACTTCGCCATCATGTACCTCTACGACCTGTACCTGCGCCAGAACGGCAAGGCCTTCTTCACCGACTCCGATCTCGGCTTCACCGAGGACGATCTGACGCAGTGGTGGGAGGACGGCTACAAGCGCGTCAGGTCCGGGCTCGTCGCCGACCCGAAGAAGATCGAGCAGGCCAAGCCGAAGTCCGGTCTCTCGGCGGGGCTCGCCGCGTCCGAGTTCACCTGGGACAACTTCTCCATCCGCTACGAGGGCGAGGGCGAGTCGGACTACGGGCTCGCGCCGATCCCCACCACGGACGGCAAGGACACCGGCCAGTACCTCGGCTCGCTGATGATGAGCGCCTTCTCCGGGACCAAGCACCCGAAGGAGGTCGCGCAGTTCATCAGCTTCATGGTCCACGACCCCGAGGTCGGCAAGATCATGGGCTACGACCGCGGCATCCTCGCCACGACCGAGCAGTACGACGCCTTCAAGCCCACCGACCCCAACAACAAGGGTGTCGCGGCCTACGAGGACGAGGTCGCCAAGGCGGGCGTGCTCGGGAAGATCACCCCGCACCCGTCCGGTGCCGACGTCATCGAGGCGGCGTTCCTGCGCATCGGCGGTGAGGTCTCCCAGGGCAAGACCAAGCCGGCCGACGCCGCCAAGACGCTGTTCAGCGAGGCCAAGGCCGCGTTCGCGGGCTGA
- a CDS encoding TIGR02611 family protein: MNTGSDEPGEVAVAADKAKADGASDERGLGSKAPEFIKARRMLHLSWQVGIFIIGLAVVILGIIMLPLPGPGWVVIFGGMAIWATEFVWAQLVLRWTKRKVTEAAQRALDPKVRRRNIILTSIGLVIVGVIVGIYLWKFGLVMPWKIKDQ, from the coding sequence ATGAATACGGGGAGTGACGAGCCGGGCGAGGTTGCCGTGGCGGCGGACAAGGCGAAGGCGGACGGGGCGAGTGACGAGCGGGGGCTCGGCTCCAAGGCGCCGGAATTCATCAAGGCCCGCCGCATGCTGCACCTGAGCTGGCAGGTCGGAATCTTCATCATCGGCCTCGCGGTCGTGATCCTGGGCATCATCATGTTGCCGCTGCCCGGCCCGGGCTGGGTGGTGATCTTCGGCGGCATGGCCATCTGGGCGACCGAGTTCGTCTGGGCCCAGCTGGTGCTGCGCTGGACCAAGCGCAAGGTCACCGAGGCCGCCCAGCGCGCCCTGGATCCCAAGGTGCGGCGGCGCAACATCATTCTGACGTCGATCGGCCTGGTGATCGTGGGTGTGATCGTCGGCATCTACCTGTGGAAGTTCGGGCTCGTGATGCCCTGGAAGATCAAGGACCAGTGA
- a CDS encoding Tat pathway signal sequence domain protein has product MSPIPRRSILKAAAVAGAAAQFSWALGAKDAQAAPRAADADADPVTLDWLEDGGLGAAPGSTVGVPWPKGTYQEDQKFAVTDADGKSVPAQSWPLAYWPDGSLKWTAHAVSSGNGKLTLTAGEAAVPEKKVTVDQRGGTITVSTGVITAKIGKSGATLVKSVTRGSTEIAKNGRLVLIRQPEIEDEDQGAVKTERFEGAISKVEVEQDGPVRAVVRIDGKHRKGNRSWLPFSIRLYFYAGADSFRMVHTITFDGTQEPGKASGDFIRGLGVRFTVPMRDESYDRHIRIGGDGTGLLREAVKGITGLRRDPGAAVQAAQYAGQKLPDPATWDQRVTTRLQYIPEWGDYTLSQLSADGFGLRKRTKKGHGWIGAGGGRRASGFGYVGGASGGFSFGLRDFWEKFPAQLDIRDAQTDEAEVTLWLWSPEAQPMDLRFYHDGMGQDTFAEQLEGLNITYEDYEPEFGTPYGIARTSELLFWANESTPSAEKLAEQVEAVRVLPQLAAPPKQLIKAGVFGPKLYSEPDRSTPAKAKIEDHLDFLFTYYKDQVEQRRWYGFWDYGDIMHTYDTVRHQWRYDIGGYAWDNSELSPDLWLWFAYLRSGRSDIFRFAEAMTRHTGEVDVYHLGKWAGLGTRHGVQHYADSAKQQRIANTTYRRYYYFLTADERVGDLMHANVDSDETFLVLDPIRKIRTEPYTPDRHALSIGFGTDWSGLVSAWLTEWERKGPKWEKARARVLSTMETIAAQPNGFVQGTGLYDLDTGRFAVAPQPVVGVSHLSAVFGLNELCAELIDLVDMPKFNEAYFDYCRYFNATKAEQAARYGSNFGNLLLFQGHSRLDAYAAVQTGDEKLAKRAWEKFYNSDGYKEASPWRTEKLSGPMALVPGSEAAWVATNDTALYGLAAIENLALLGDKMP; this is encoded by the coding sequence ATGTCTCCCATCCCCCGCAGGTCGATCCTCAAGGCGGCCGCCGTCGCCGGAGCCGCCGCGCAGTTCAGCTGGGCGCTAGGGGCCAAGGACGCGCAGGCCGCGCCGAGAGCCGCCGACGCCGATGCCGACCCCGTGACCCTCGACTGGCTGGAGGACGGCGGCCTCGGTGCCGCGCCCGGCTCCACCGTGGGCGTGCCCTGGCCGAAGGGCACCTACCAGGAGGACCAGAAGTTCGCGGTGACGGACGCGGACGGGAAGTCCGTGCCCGCGCAGTCCTGGCCCCTCGCCTACTGGCCGGACGGCTCCCTCAAGTGGACCGCCCACGCGGTGAGTTCGGGCAACGGCAAGCTCACCCTCACCGCCGGCGAGGCCGCCGTACCGGAGAAGAAGGTCACCGTCGACCAGCGCGGTGGCACGATCACGGTCTCCACCGGGGTCATCACCGCGAAGATCGGCAAGTCGGGCGCGACCCTCGTCAAGTCGGTCACCCGGGGCTCCACCGAGATCGCCAAGAACGGCCGGCTCGTGCTGATCCGCCAGCCCGAGATCGAGGACGAGGACCAGGGCGCGGTCAAGACCGAGCGCTTCGAAGGGGCCATCTCCAAGGTCGAGGTCGAGCAGGACGGCCCGGTCCGCGCGGTGGTCCGCATCGACGGCAAGCACCGCAAGGGCAACCGGAGTTGGCTGCCGTTCTCGATCCGGCTCTACTTCTACGCCGGCGCCGACTCCTTCCGCATGGTGCACACCATCACCTTCGACGGCACCCAGGAGCCCGGCAAGGCGAGCGGCGACTTCATCCGCGGTCTCGGCGTCCGCTTCACCGTGCCGATGCGGGACGAGTCCTACGACCGCCACATCCGTATCGGCGGCGACGGCACCGGTCTGCTGCGCGAGGCCGTCAAGGGCATCACCGGACTGCGCCGCGACCCGGGCGCGGCCGTCCAGGCGGCCCAGTACGCGGGCCAGAAGCTGCCCGACCCGGCCACCTGGGACCAGCGGGTGACGACCCGGCTCCAGTACATCCCCGAGTGGGGCGACTACACCCTCTCCCAGCTCTCCGCCGACGGCTTCGGCCTGCGCAAGCGGACCAAGAAGGGCCACGGCTGGATCGGCGCCGGCGGCGGCAGGCGGGCGTCCGGCTTCGGTTACGTCGGCGGCGCGAGCGGCGGATTCTCCTTCGGCCTCAGGGACTTCTGGGAGAAGTTCCCCGCCCAGCTCGACATCCGGGACGCCCAGACCGACGAGGCCGAGGTCACCCTCTGGCTCTGGTCGCCCGAGGCGCAGCCCATGGACCTGCGCTTCTACCACGACGGCATGGGCCAGGACACCTTCGCCGAACAGCTCGAAGGCCTCAACATCACCTACGAGGACTACGAGCCCGAGTTCGGCACCCCCTACGGCATCGCCCGCACCTCCGAACTCCTCTTCTGGGCCAACGAGTCGACGCCGAGCGCCGAGAAGCTGGCCGAACAGGTCGAGGCCGTACGGGTGCTGCCGCAGCTGGCCGCGCCGCCCAAGCAGCTCATCAAGGCCGGGGTCTTCGGCCCGAAGCTGTACTCCGAGCCGGACCGCTCCACGCCCGCCAAGGCGAAGATCGAGGACCACCTCGACTTCCTCTTCACCTACTACAAGGACCAGGTGGAGCAGCGCCGTTGGTACGGCTTCTGGGACTACGGCGACATCATGCACACCTACGACACGGTGCGGCACCAGTGGCGGTACGACATCGGCGGCTACGCCTGGGACAACTCGGAGCTGTCCCCGGACCTCTGGCTCTGGTTCGCCTACCTCAGGTCCGGCCGTTCGGACATCTTCCGCTTCGCCGAGGCGATGACCCGGCACACCGGTGAGGTCGACGTCTACCACCTGGGCAAGTGGGCCGGACTCGGCACCCGGCACGGTGTGCAGCACTACGCCGACAGCGCCAAGCAGCAGCGCATCGCCAACACGACGTATCGCCGTTACTACTACTTCCTCACCGCGGACGAGCGGGTCGGCGACCTCATGCACGCCAACGTCGACTCCGACGAGACGTTCCTCGTCCTCGACCCGATCCGCAAGATCCGCACCGAGCCGTACACGCCCGACCGGCACGCGCTGTCGATCGGCTTCGGTACGGACTGGAGCGGTCTGGTGTCGGCCTGGCTGACCGAGTGGGAGCGCAAGGGCCCCAAGTGGGAGAAGGCCAGGGCGCGGGTGCTGTCGACGATGGAGACGATCGCCGCGCAGCCCAACGGGTTCGTGCAGGGGACCGGTCTGTACGACCTCGACACCGGCAGGTTCGCGGTCGCCCCGCAGCCCGTGGTCGGGGTGTCCCACCTGTCCGCCGTGTTCGGGCTCAACGAACTGTGCGCCGAGCTCATCGACCTGGTCGACATGCCGAAGTTCAACGAGGCGTACTTCGACTACTGCCGCTACTTCAACGCCACCAAGGCCGAGCAGGCGGCGCGGTACGGGTCCAACTTCGGGAACCTGCTGCTCTTCCAGGGGCACTCGCGACTGGACGCCTACGCGGCGGTGCAGACCGGGGACGAGAAGCTCGCCAAGCGGGCGTGGGAGAAGTTCTACAACTCCGACGGGTACAAGGAGGCTTCGCCGTGGAGGACGGAGAAGCTGAGCGGGCCCATGGCGCTGGTGCCGGGGAGTGAGGCGGCGTGGGTGGCTACGAACGACACGGC
- a CDS encoding carbohydrate ABC transporter permease, translating into MTLVKEAPARPAGKRPAAPAAGRRGRRRENLAGYLFMSPWIAGFLLLTAGPMIASLYYAFTRYNLFTPPEWVGFDNFTTMFQDPRWQKSVEVTLKYVVVATPLKLLLALGVALLLAQKRRGQGVYRAAFYMPSLIGASVSVGFVWRALFSDDAVVDRTQKIFGLDVGGWIGNPDYVIYALVALSIWQFGAPMVIFLAGLKQVPQELYEAAEVDGAGPLRRFWNITLPMISPVLFFNVLLESIHAFQVFGSAYVVSDTRCGPADATLVYTCYLYQKGFKEAQMGFASAMAWTLVIAVALVTAVLFWSQKKWVHYEEAAK; encoded by the coding sequence ATGACGCTCGTCAAGGAAGCGCCCGCGCGCCCGGCCGGGAAGCGGCCCGCCGCTCCCGCCGCCGGGCGGCGCGGGCGGCGCCGCGAGAACCTCGCCGGCTATCTCTTCATGTCGCCGTGGATCGCGGGATTCCTGCTGCTCACGGCGGGACCGATGATCGCGTCGCTGTACTACGCGTTCACCCGGTACAACCTGTTCACACCGCCCGAGTGGGTGGGCTTCGACAACTTCACGACGATGTTCCAGGACCCACGCTGGCAGAAGTCGGTGGAGGTCACCCTCAAGTACGTCGTCGTGGCCACTCCGCTGAAGCTGCTGCTCGCGCTCGGCGTCGCGCTGCTGCTCGCACAGAAGCGGCGCGGACAGGGTGTGTACCGGGCCGCGTTCTACATGCCTTCGCTCATCGGCGCCAGTGTCTCCGTGGGCTTCGTCTGGCGGGCGCTGTTCTCGGACGACGCGGTCGTGGACCGTACGCAGAAGATCTTCGGCCTCGACGTGGGGGGCTGGATCGGCAATCCGGACTACGTCATCTACGCCCTGGTGGCCCTGAGCATCTGGCAGTTCGGCGCACCGATGGTCATCTTCCTGGCCGGCCTCAAGCAGGTGCCGCAGGAGCTGTACGAGGCCGCGGAGGTGGACGGGGCCGGACCCCTCCGGAGGTTCTGGAACATCACCCTGCCGATGATCTCGCCGGTGCTGTTCTTCAACGTGCTGTTGGAGTCCATCCACGCGTTCCAGGTGTTCGGCTCCGCGTACGTCGTCTCCGACACCCGGTGCGGGCCCGCCGACGCCACGCTCGTCTATACCTGCTACCTCTACCAGAAGGGCTTCAAGGAGGCCCAGATGGGCTTCGCCTCCGCGATGGCCTGGACGCTGGTGATCGCGGTGGCGCTCGTCACGGCGGTCCTGTTCTGGTCGCAGAAGAAGTGGGTGCACTACGAGGAGGCCGCCAAGTGA
- a CDS encoding SsgA family sporulation/cell division regulator, giving the protein MNTTVSCELHLRLVVSSESSLPVPAGLRYDTADPYAVHATFHTGAEETVEWVFARDLLAEGLHRPTGTGDVRVWPSRSHGQGVVCIALSSPEGEALLEAPARALESFLKRTDAAVPPGTEHRHFDLDQELSHILAES; this is encoded by the coding sequence ATGAACACCACGGTCAGCTGCGAGCTGCACCTGCGCCTCGTTGTGTCGAGCGAGTCATCCCTGCCTGTCCCCGCAGGCCTGCGGTACGACACGGCCGACCCCTATGCCGTGCACGCCACCTTCCACACCGGAGCCGAGGAGACCGTCGAGTGGGTGTTCGCCCGCGACCTCCTCGCGGAGGGCCTCCACCGGCCCACCGGCACCGGCGACGTCCGAGTCTGGCCGTCGCGCAGCCACGGTCAGGGCGTCGTCTGCATCGCCCTGAGCTCTCCGGAGGGCGAGGCGCTGCTCGAGGCCCCGGCGCGCGCCCTGGAGTCCTTCCTGAAGCGGACGGACGCCGCCGTACCCCCGGGCACCGAACACCGTCACTTCGACCTCGATCAGGAGCTCTCACACATCCTTGCGGAGAGCTAG
- a CDS encoding DsbA family protein, giving the protein MSDSSPVRPATPVLDVWCELQCPDCRDALDDLRVLRARYGDRLELRLRHFPLDKHRHAFAAAQAAEEAAEQGQGWAYVEAVLANVAELDRRGEPFLVDVARELGLDAEEFDTALIDGRHILIVDADQAEGKAIGVTGTPTYVIGGERLDGGKSQEGLRERVEEIADRLLAEGA; this is encoded by the coding sequence ATGAGCGACTCCTCCCCCGTCCGTCCCGCCACCCCCGTCCTCGACGTGTGGTGCGAACTCCAGTGCCCGGACTGCCGCGACGCCCTGGACGACCTGCGTGTCCTGCGCGCCCGCTACGGCGACCGGCTGGAACTGCGGCTGCGGCACTTCCCGCTGGACAAGCACCGGCACGCCTTCGCCGCCGCGCAGGCCGCCGAGGAGGCCGCGGAGCAGGGGCAGGGCTGGGCCTACGTCGAGGCGGTGCTCGCCAACGTGGCCGAGCTGGACCGCCGGGGCGAGCCCTTCCTCGTCGACGTGGCCCGCGAACTCGGCCTGGACGCCGAGGAGTTCGACACCGCGCTGATCGACGGCCGGCACATCCTGATCGTGGACGCCGACCAGGCCGAGGGCAAGGCGATCGGCGTCACCGGTACCCCCACCTACGTCATCGGCGGCGAGCGACTCGACGGCGGCAAGAGCCAGGAAGGGCTGCGCGAGCGTGTCGAGGAGATCGCGGACCGGCTGCTGGCCGAGGGCGCGTGA